In Plasmodium knowlesi strain H genome assembly, chromosome: 8, the DNA window aaggagaaaaactttATCAATTCGTacagcttcttcttttcgtcGGTTGTTACGTTTTCATATATCTTCagtattttctttaaattggacaacttttcatcattcttttcttcatatttgtCAAAGTGATTTTTATAAATAGTTATCTTGTCAAAGAGGTACAGCCTATCATTGTCCTTCTTGCTTGGGATGTAGTGtttatgtacgtacatgcatccatttttctttttaatttgtattttcttcctttcaaaCAGTTCATTATcgctgtaatttttttttctatatgtCGAGTATTTTgatttgcttttcttttttttgttatataaaTTTTCGAAATCTACGCAGCTGTAGTAGcctctttcctcctttgtcttttttaAAGGAGCTTTCATATTATTCCTGTAgttgttttttctgttgttgGTCCGTTCATAATTGCTCGCTTGGGGGGTGGGTACATGTAGGTAAGGGGGTTAGCAAAAATGTGCTAACTATTTCGGGCAGATcagagagcaaaaaaaaaaaaaaaaaaaaaaaaaagtagctaGCTAGCTgcatgaaccgttcaggtgaaaattgGGAAACAAATCGATGAACGATTAAGGATTGGCGATGTCTATCTCTGCTTAATGGGtagtttacaaaaaaagaggcacatATGTATAGTCAAATACAAGTAGGTCCATTCCCCTTTGTTCATGTCCTAAAGTgccttcttcaaattttgtgTCAGTTGCAAAAGTGTACACCTTACAACGAATTATATCGCAAGCAATTTTGTACTGTCATAAAAttatgcacacaaaaaaatgagattGCCCCCTTTGCCGTGGCCCCAACAGAtgaagcaagaaaaaaaaaaaaaagaaaatatataatatatttttttacatacacaAAATGAGGATGAGGAAGGAACTGGCAAAAAATGTGCGCTCTCCGTCATTCACATGTAAATCCtcttaaaaaggagaaaacacatgcatatacatatatatacatatatatgtactgtGCGGGGTGaactaaaaaataataataaaacacacacaaaaaaaataaaatgaacgaCGGGAATGTGAATAACCTAGCAGTCCGCACTCCTGACAAAGATCACAGCCCATGTACTTCACGTGTGCAACGTAACTCTGGGAGCCCACATTTCGCACGAATGGCGAATGAATATAAGGAGCAAAAAGCGTTGtctattcaaaaaaaaaaaaaaataaaaaggacaaGCGCACAATTCATGCTAATTCTGTGTAGATATGCCATACAATTTACTCGTCAAAAGTACAGACGCTTCGACTTATGCAAATGTGGTTGCATAGTGGTAGGGAAATGGTTATGCACACAGATAGGTACTGGTACATAGGTACGACTGTACTTGCGCACATGTAGGGCACATGTCCATCACCGCAGCGTTTTGTATTCCTCCAAATTGTTGGTACTCACATGAACAAACAGGTTCTAACTCAGCGCGTCTGATTTATACAACGGGAGAAACACCCTTAGGTTGTGCTACGCTCAGGAAGATTGCTCTCCTGACGGGGTGATCACCGTGTGTAGATAAACACGTTCATAACTGACACACCACAAGTAAAACACATGCACACTCTCTCGCATTATTCTGTATGGGTAACGTTGTTTGCTTATGTTACGTATTCAAAGGAAGCATGTATTTTTCCCTGGTGAAAGATTCCAAGGATTGCTCTGTTAAGACAACTCTAACAGTGTTATGTAGTTTTCCTTCCACTGAGGCGATTACTGTGTAGATGTGTTAAGATAACtgagtttattttttttgcaggtGTCTCGCTGAGATTCGACATGTAAGGGTATTTTcacaaatgtatatacatgtgtacatccTCAAAGCATGCGAGGATCATAGGTGCTTCGTTAGAGAGCACTTGCGCTAGTACCTAGACTAAGTACTTCCACAAGTACCCGCgccaaatatatatgcacagcGGTGAGAATTCCCACAGGGTGTAACCACGGGAAGGCATATCTTCAAATGATTAGGCAGGTCCACGAACAGAAAAACTAgggataaataaaaatagtatGTATTACGTCTGATGggtcacttaaaaaaaataaattttctcatttgtgtGAGTGCAATTTTGCCTAGGtgaacttttttctttctcgggaaaataaaaaaaaaaaaaaagcgaaataaaataaaaaagttagGAAACGGTGGAATGGTCAAGGGTAAAGAGGCGAAACACCAGAAGGCAAGCtcacattttattttgatgAGAAGGTTAAGGATCACCCATAATTATAAAATGCACTCATGCAaagtgacaaaaaaatggataataCACGTTCGTACATGTATTATTCATATGTACCGATAAACACGAATGTATAAAAAGTATTCAAGGAACTTTGGGCTTCACTTCCCTCctttcccaaaaaaaaaaaaaaaaaaaaaaaagtttcccAATTGTCAAGGCACCCACATGTTCTCCCCCAGGATTCacgcaaaaaatttttttttttttttaattttccaagcgcttttccttttccgtcATTTATACGTATCTTTCTGTTAAACCTTTAAAAGCGAAGGGGGCAGCaccagaaagaaaaaaagaaaaaaagaaaaaaagaaaaaaagaaaaaaaaaaaaacaataaagAGAAGCACATCGTGACGCAAAACAAACACTcccttttaaaatatttcagtACGAAGATATTTTTCTCGTCCGCTTTACTATTCGTCCAAGTCTTTCTGTTCgcattttatttcctttttcacgcTCCGTCCCCGTTCTGAGTATTTCCAGCAGAATGCCGCTAAACGTACAGGTTAATTTTCGCCCTGAGTTGCCGAGCAAAGAGTCACTGAACTGAACAATCAGGGAAGAGAAATCCTTTGCTCGGACATACATAGGTACATACGTGCATACCTTCTCATAACCCCATTGtgtacctttttattttctcttgcGAACgcagggaggaaagaagaagccTTTGAAGGCCGCCAAGAAGGGACCCGTCGAATTgacggaagaagaaaaagcttttaaaaaggaaatggccgagaagaaaaagtacgtCAGCAGCTCTCCACCGCATGTAATTCGCGGGACGAGtgaacacatatatagacacTACGCTTTAGTGgcgatttatttttcttcaataatGTATTCCCGGAGATGCATGTTACATCGGGAGTGTCGTTTCCGTATTGATACACTAtgacatgcacatatgtcttacatgtatatgtacgttaTTAGTTGCTCCTGCGTAACTACACATGTTTACTACTCCTGTTTCCTCTACCCATGCTTCTAATCCATCACACTTTCCCCGCAGAGCCGAAGAAGAAGCTAAACAGAAATTGTTGAAAGCcaaaaagaagtaaacaCCTATCTTAATAGCTATAGAGAACAAGCAAAATGCTTAAGAAAATTCGAACGAGTAGTGAAACCCCTTTGGTCATTCAGcggaaccttttttttttcggagaGATAACACAGACGAGAAGCTGATCATACGGGAAGTCCTGTTTAAAGCAGACCACATTTgatgcattatttttttctctttttttttttaattttttaagtttaaCCGTATCGTAAAAAATGCGCAAATGTGTGCACAAcgcaggcaaaaaaaaaaaaaaaaaaaagaaatttccaTCTGATTGTTGAACTTCAGCCCGAGAAACTTTTATGTTGAGAAtgggaagacgaagaagacgCTGTTTATCTGTCCACTTATTGCAACAAAATTTGTGTCAGTTCTCATCAacataaaaggaaaactacgtccatgtacacatgtgtatagtATGTATGATTCCTCTGTAAAAAACTATTTAATGAATTTTTGACCGAAGCTGAGGTGCTCCTACTCGGCAACGAGGGGTAGCCCTTCTGCGCCGACCAACAGCGAGATTACGTCTATGGAAGCCCCACGTTCGGAGCTCCATGTAGAGATAAACGAATGAAGTGCCACAAGCTTATAAAGGCAGCATATTGATATATACGCATAACTCCTCTGCGCGTTAATGAGAACAATGCAAACCCTGATGTGGGCACCTCTTTTAAAATATCACCTCTCCATGTGTGGCACTTTTAATTTGGCATTGTTCTTACTTTATATATAACACATGAACAAGGAGGATTATGTTACTTATCCACCTCATTCTACTTAGCtacttataaaaaaaaaaaaaaaaaaaaaaaaaaaagctctCGTAAAacttaatttaaaaatttatgaCGGGATGATGGaccgcactttttttttccccccagaGTTGGGGGATATTTACCTTTTTGACAATCCCCCCACAGCAGGAAAGCAACGGGCCCAGTATGGATGACGGGTTCCATCATTTGCTAGCCTTGGAAATTGCTATATTTTTCTAACACAGCTTTTCCAAGCACCTCGTTTGCATAAACGTGAAAAAGTCTTCttatggaaattttttttttttaaattcggTATGAGCGTATCCAAATATTGGCATAAAATGAAGGTTCATcaaaaaaagatttttttttttttttttttttttcctaaagtTGGGAGGTAGAGGAACCCCCACGAACCTAATTAGGGCCGTATATTTTATATGATACCCCTTTATCACCGCGAATGGGTGAAGTTGttgctagaaaaaaaagagaggcaTATGTACTATTTTATGTAGCACGCGGTGCGACGGAGTAGTGGGTACACAGTAGTTTTATTACCATCATCATGGTCATGTTTAaatggaaagggggaaaaaaaatgaacactgTTCTTAGCACCGTAATAAGTAGctctaccttttttttgctaaaaaaaaaggaatggtaAAGGGCAGTGGTAGCCTGGGAATAAGCCAAGCGGTTGAAGGAATAAagtgagtaaaaaaaaaaataaataaataaataaaaaagcacCATAAATTAGGCGGCGCAAAGCTATAGTGTGATGAGAACTGCATTCGGGGAAatgcgaaaaataaaaaaagaggtcACAGTGCGAAAACGCACGTGaaggtcaaaaaaaaaaaaaaaaggcatacatatattcataGGAAATATAAAAGCTTCACAGTATTATACGAATTTTATGGAACGCGCGAACGGTGgcttttatatatttgttatgtatatttattcacCTGTGGCGTggtaa includes these proteins:
- a CDS encoding translation machinery-associated protein 7, putative, which codes for MPLNVQGGKKKPLKAAKKGPVELTEEEKAFKKEMAEKKKAEEEAKQKLLKAKKK